Genomic window (Sphingobacteriales bacterium):
TCAATTGGAAAGTCCAGGATATTGAATGGAAAAAAAGTTTTATATCAAAAGCGGTCAGTTGTAAACGCGATCTTGTCCCTTTTTATTTTGAAGGTCATAATTCTTGGCTTTTTTATTTTATCTCAACTTTCAGAAGGATGATTGGCATCAAACTGACTCTCGAGCTGGCTCTTTTACCGCATGAATTTTTTAATAAAAAAGGAAGAACGGTTCATGTCATTATCGGAAAACCCATTTCATGGCAAGTGTTTGACAACAGGTTTTCTCATCATGAATGGGCACAGAAAGTCAGGGAACATTTATACAAAATGGGAAAGTCAGGAAATCCTGATCTTGAATTTACTTCTTAGCGATTAAAAATGAAAAGAAAAAGATGACCGAACGAAAGGAAATGACATTTTTCGAACACCTTGATGAACTCAGGGGGCATTTGTTCAGAAGTGCACTGGTGGTTATTATCATTTCTGCTTTAGCTTTTATTTTCAAACATATCGTTTTTGATATTATCATACTCGGCCCTACTGAACCTTGGTTTCTGACCAATAAAATTTTTTGCATGGCAGCCGATTATTTCAATAATCCTAAGCTATGCATAAATGATAAGCCTTTACAACTGATCAACATTAGCCTGGGGGGACAGTTTTCGACACATTTTAAGATTTCGTTTCTGGCAGGTATTATTATCGGTTTTCCTTACATTGTTTTTGAACTTTGGAAATTTGTCAGTCCTGCTCTTTACGAAAAAGAGAAAAAAGTCGCTTCTGCCACCATTTTCTCCATAAATCTGTTATTCTTTATTGGTGTGTTAATCGGATATTTCATGATTGTGCCTTTATCAGTCAATTTTCTGGCAAATTATATTGTAAGCGAAACCATACAAAATACCATCAACCTGACAAGTTATATCAACAATTTATCAAGTATATGCTTTGCCTCAGGTATCGTCTTTGAATTACCGGTAATTACCTATTTATTGTCGAGGCTTGGCCTGATGACCCCTCAGTTTATGAAAAAATACCGTAAACATGCGATTATCGTAATACTTGTTTTGGCTGCCATTCTAACACCTCCCGATATTCTCAGTCAGCTGATACTGGCAATACCGATGTATATGCTCTATGAATTCAGCATCAGCATTTCAGCAAAAGTTTTAAAAAGAAAAAACGAGGATGTATGAGTGAAATAATCCGGAATACCCTGATGATTACCGGCTTTGTATTTTCCATGATGATGTTGCTGGAATATATAACCATTCTGACAAGGGGGAGATGGAGCATGCCTTTTCAGAAATCAGAGTGGCTTCAGATAATATTTGCTTCCTTTCTCGGACTGATTCCGGGTTGTCTGGGCACATATACGGTTGTAAGCCTTTACATTCACCGTACTTTCAGGTTTTCTGCCCTTTTGGCTGCCATGATTTCCACCATTGGAGATGAAGCTTACATATTATTGTCTTCCTCTCCTGCGACATTTTTTAATATCAGCCTGATTCTGTTTGTCTTATCCCTGATTGCCGGGGGAATGTCAGCTTATTTTTTCAGAAACAAAAGTTTCCTGAAAGCAGAATCTACTCATTATGAATATCATGAAGGGGAGGAGGAATGTTTTACATTTAAAACCTCTGAGATTGTCCCGCAGCTTAAAAATATCAGTTTTCAAAGAGCCATTCTCATTGGCGGATTAATAATTTTCTTTATTGCCTTACTGAGTGGTTCACTCAATCATGAACATGGTCATTTTCTGAATGGCTTTAACATGAATGAACAAGAACATCATTCTGAATCATTATGGCTGAACATCACCGCTTTGATTACGACACTTGTTGCTTTGTTTATTGTTTCCACCGTATCGGATCATTACCTGCAGCATCATCTCTGGGAGCATTTATTGAAGAAACATTTTATGAAAATCTTCATCTGGATTTTTGCTACTTTGCTGGTCATTCATTTTGTTTTACAATACTTTGATGTGAACAGATGGGTTGAGGCAAACCTTATGATTATGATTGTTTTAGCCGTTCTGATCGGGATTATTCCGCAGTCAGGCCCTCATATCGTTTTTATTACTCTTTTTCTGAGTAATATCATTCCGTTTAGTGTTTTGCTGGCCAATTCTGTTGTTCAGGATGGACACGGTGCCTTGCCTTTGCTTGCCGAATCGAAAAAAAGCTTTGCAGTTGTCAAACTGATTAAAGTAATCACTGCCCTGATACTGGGCTTTTCAGGATATTATTTTGGTTTTTAACAGCCACCTGAAAGTTGACTTTTCCTTGGTTTTACGGGAACAGGGTTATTTGTTTTACCGGCAGAAGAGACTGTAGTTTTACCCGTTTCGGTAGTCTGTTGTCCAATATCCGAAAAATCATACAGCAGGTTCTCATCGGAAATCTGTTTACGATTAAAAGAGGTATCTGCTTCAAGAATGCAGGTCGCAGCATTATAGCCACCTTTCAGATATTTCAGGTTCTGATACCCGATCTGGGTCAATATCATCCATGCCTGAAGCGCATTCGATTCATTATTTGCATAAATGATTTTTTGTCTGGGGTCAGAAAAAAGACTTTTGTAATCCTCTGATAATAAATCAGCAAAAGGGACATTTACAGCGTTTTCAAGATGTTTTTTTACAAAATCGGATGGCTTTCTGATGTCCACCAGTAAAAAGTCATTTTTCTTCATCAGATCATTCAGGTTTTCAGGACTAACTGCATCTTCAGCTTTTAAATATTTCTGAATGATTTCGTCAGAGGTCATTTTGTAGGAAAATGCCGGTTTTCTAAGCGTCAGAAATCCAATGATAATCAATACAATGAAGAGAATTACTACAATGAGGATCCAGTTTATTTTACTTTTCATAAGCTAACATTTTAATTTTAACAACCACCGCCTGGAGAATTCTTTTTGGTTACTTTAACAGGTTTTTTCTCAGCAGCTGCAGGTTTTTTGGTTTCTGCTGCCTGACTGACATTTTTATTGGTGAAATACTGACTTGCTGCCAGCCGGAAACTGTATTTGTCGAGTGCCGTAATCGTTGCTTCAGCTCCTTCCGGCCTGACAGGGTTTATGATAGTTTCATACCATTTGTTAAGTCCTCCTTCAAGGATGAAGATTTTTTCGAATGAGTTTCTTCTTGCAATCATCCAGGCTGCTGTGGCATCAGTAGTGCCATTGGAGTAAAAGACCTTGTTTTTAAAGTCCATTGATAAAAATTCAAGCGAACTGCTGTCGTTCAGTTTTGATAATGGAATGTTGATGGCTCCCGGAAGATGATATTTATTATAGTCGCTTTCATTTCTGACATCTATCAGCAACAGGGAGGGATCTTTATTAATAAGTAAATCAGCAACCTGGTCGGTAGAGAAGAATCTTGAATGAAGGTTAAGTTCAGCCTGAAGAATTTCGGGACTGATTTCTTTTTTGCTATAGTCTTTTTCGGGAAGCAGTGCAGCTATTACCGCCCCGATGAAAGCTATGATAATGAGGAAAAGATAAGTTTTTTTCATAAGCCTAATAATCAACTTTTTTAACGTTTTTTTCAATTTTATCGGTTATTACAAATGCGATGAGCGCCAAAGCAGCAAAACCGAAAACAAATATCCAGCGGGGGACACCGAGAGACTGATAAACAAGGACACTTCCAAGATTTTTACTGTTGTAAAGACCTTCAAAAAGCGGGAACAACCAGCCGAAAATGAAAATGCCGATGCCCATTCCGCCAGCAAAGAACATGGCGTCAATTTTTCCGATCGCTATACCGCAAAAACTGGTACCCGGGCAAAAACCTCCCAGAATAAAGCCCAGTCCCATGATTAAGCCGCCAACGATAGCAGAATAAAGATAAGTAGGAACGACATAGAGCTGATTCAAATCGACCCATCCGAAATAATGAAAAAAGGTAAGGCCAATCATTGCGGTAACAGCAGCGGTAAAAAATACACGGAGTACGACAAAATCGTAGCCATAGAACACACCGGCTAGTTTGCGGGAAGAGGAAAAACCTGCCTGTTCGAGAATAAAGCCGAAAGCCAGGCCAAAAATAAAGGCAAATACGAGGTTCCAGTCGCCACTGACAATTCCGTTAGGTATTAAAGGTCCCATATTATTGATTTTTAAAATGTTAAATCCAGTTTTTTCTAAAGAAATAAGCAAAGAGATAACCTCCGCCAAAAATGGTCATCATGGCCACAAAGCCTGAGGTTGAAAGCAGAGCAAGTCCACTGAGGGCGGCTCCGCTCGTACATCCACGACCGAATTGAGAGCCTATTCCAAACAAGATACCACCCAGTGTGGCAAAAACCAATCTTCTTCTGGCTGTAATTTTCGGGGAATGTTCAACTTTTAGCTTCATCCTTCCCATGATTGATCCGGAGATGATAGCTCCGATTAATACCCCAAACAGCTCAATAAAAAGCCATGCTTTCAGCGGAGAACTTTCATTGGCCAGTATTCCGCCAAAATACTTATTGTTGACGGTAGCTGAATGGCTGATGAAATTACTGATGGCTACCACAACACTTTTAATACCACCGCTGGCCCCCAGGCCTCTGCCTGTTACATAATAGGTCATTAATAATACGATACCAAGCAGTACACCTGCCAGATAAGGGTTCATGTAAGTTTTGCTTCTGTCATTCATGGCAATTAAGTTAAAAAATTCTATTGTTTTTTATAATGTATGCTGAAAAGTCTAAGTGAAAAAGTAATGATTGATTTTTCAGTAGCCCTCTGCCAGACTGCAGTAAGCGAGGCTGAGGAATAACACTTAAAATATTCAAAACACCTGTTATCATTCATCTCTTTTTCTGCTGTTAGTATAAATATCTTGTTACCTGTCCGGCTTCGACCATAATAAACCTGAAAATAATTCCGCCAAGAAGAATCAGGAAAGAAGGGATGAAAACAGGGACTTTAAAACCACTTAGTTTTAAAATCTCAAGAAAAGCAGGTATGACCAGTCCGGCTCCGACAACAAACACCCAGAATACTGTGGTATATTCTCCGCCAAGAAACATTTTGGCAGCTTCAATCTGTACTTCTGTACTGGCGAGAAAACCCATAAAAAGGTGGACGATAAAAAACAGTTCAATGGCGATAAGCAGTAAGTCAATTTTGCCGAATGCAACTTTTTCTTCATGATTTTTCGACATCCACATGATAGCAGCAGCAGCAGTCGAAAAGCCGGAAACCATAAATAAAGGGCCTAAAATTGAAGTGTTCCAGAGCGGACGGGCATTAAATGCCGAAAGTAGAATACCGGTATAAATGCCTAAAATTACTCCCAGCACAATCATTGCCCAGGCAAAGGCAATTCTGTTTTGGGTTGACCAGGCAATAAAGTTTTTGAGCCATTTATTATTGTCAATCAGTTTTTCTGTCCGTTCTATCCATTTATCGAGCCATTTTTTCTTCCCTTTCCACAAGTCCATCAGTTCGTTGAGGTAGGTCAGGCACCAGATGATGGAGATAAAAGTTACGAACAATAATGTCCATGCACCCCACGACATAGGTGATTCCCAGCGTACGGTAGTATAAAGCTGCCAGAAAAACAATTTATGTTTCAGGTCGAGGAAAAGCATCAGAAGTCCGATAATAATGGCGAAGGGGACCAGAAAAGAACCCCATTTGACAGCAGTAGGATAGAGTTTATCTTTTTTCTGGATAGTAAAAAGTGCAGCAAAGAACATCAGTCCTGCGGCCAACCCCCCTAAAAACAGATAGGTGGGAATTTGCCAGTGCCAGATATGCAATACAGGGTCAATATTGGGATTCATTCTTCCGCTGATGATGATTTCTTCTCTCATAGCTTTTGAATTTAATTAAATGAGATAATAAATTTGAGGTTTTGTACCTGCTTCAGGAGCAAGCGTCTTATATTTCCTGAGCTTAAGTATTTTGGAAACATCGCTGTTGGCATCGTCAAGGTCGCCAAAATACATACATTTTGTCGGGCAAACAGCCACACATGCCGGTTGTTCACCTTTCACCACCCGGTGATGGCAGAAAGTACATTTATCGACATATCCATCGGGGTGAGAATAACGTGCATCGTAAGGGCAGGAAGAAATGCATGCTCCACATCCGATACAGCGGTGATGAGTAACCAGAACAATTCCGCCTTCTTCGATATGGCTGGCACCTGTCGGGCAACACCTGACACAAGGCGAGTTATCACAATGATTGCACCGCTCAGAGCGAATTTCAATTTCAAGCTGGGGATATGTTCCGTTCATGACTTCTACCACCCAATCGCGGCAATATCCAATGGGGACATTATTTTCAGTCTGACAGGCGACCACACAGTCGCTGCATCCGACACATTTCTTTGTATCAATGGCCATTGCGTATCTCATGACACAACCTCCTTTCCTGGTTTTTCAGTTAAAAAAGTAACAAAGTTTCCCCTCATCCCGGTGCCACCCATAATTTTATCTTCCATAATATTGGTAATCATCTGGGTATCGGAAGCACCTCTGCCGTAGCTTCTTGTATAGTATTTATTGGTTTGTCCAAATCCGTGAACCATGAAGACACTGTCCCAGCGAATCCTTTCGGTAATTCTGACTTTAATCGGGAAAGATGAAACAACTCCGTCCTGATTTTTAATCCAGATATACTGCCCGTTTTCGATACCCCATTCACTGGCTACACGGGGATTTACCCAAAGCGTATTTTCGTCCATCAGATCGGTCAGGTTGGGGTTGTTGGCTGTACGGCTGAAAGTATGCATGGGTGCCCTGCCGTAATTCAGACGGTAATAACCTTCCGGAGGTTCGGGATGTGGCTGGTAAACCGGAATCGGGTCAAAACCATGATCGGCAAATGTCCGGGAATATAACTCTATTTTACCTGAAGGAGTATTGAATTCAACGTCTTCATTTTCTTCGAAATATAACTTACTGTTAAATTGAGGCAGTTTTTTAACACCAATTTTCTTCATTTCCTCGAGCGAAGACCCTAATTGTTTTAATTGCCAGTCGAGCATTTCTTCCATGTCTTTGTAAGGGAAATACTCTCCTAAACCGAGTTTTTCAGCCAGTTGTTTGGCGATCCACCATCCGGGTTTGGAATCATACATGGGTTCTGCAGCCGGCATCCTTAATGCGATATAGGCTTCTTTCATGGGTGAATTGCGGAGTATATCATATCTTTCCAGATATGTACATTCAGGAAGAACAACATCGGCATAACCAGCCAGTTCGGCAGGCATGGTATCGATAACTACGAGTAAATCAAGGTTGTTGATAGCTTCTATGGTTTTACGCTGGTCGGGTAGGGCTGCCAGAAGATTGGTGGCGTACACAATCCAGCCTTTAAAATTACAGGCAGAACCAAGTCCGGGGATAGAAGCATCGCAAATACCTGTTGATACTACTTCATCAGCGAGCAGATATTTATCCGGATAAACATCCCGCCATGTTCTTTTAGGTTGGGGGAATTCCGGATGTGGAAAATCAGGCACAGAAACTTTAGAAGGATGGTAAAAACCGCCTTTTCTTCCCCATGAACCCAGCAATGCATTCAGAATGGCAATAGCGCGGGAACGTTGTGTATCGTCTCCGTACCAGGTAACATGGCGCCCCGGGTGGACAATGACGGAGGGTTTGGCATTGGCCATTTCATAAGCCGTCTTGCGGATAATATCCGGTTTAATGGTTGTAATTCCGTATGCCCATTCAGGCGTCATGTTTTTTACATGCTCTTTCAGTTCTTCAAATCCGGTGGCATACCTGGCAATGTATTCTTTATCGTATAGTTCTTCATAAATCAGGACATGAATCCATGCTAACAGCAGGGCAAGGTCGGTAGCCGGTTTGATGGGCAACCAGAATTTAGATTTGCTGGCAACAGTTGAATAACGTGGATCAACTGTTATCAGGGTAATTCCTCTGTCGATGGCATCCGACATTTCCTGAACCTGACTGTTGTGCATGTTTTCACCTAAGTGAGAACCAATCAGTACCATACATCTGGCATTGATAATGTCGGTTCGCTCAGGAGATTCAACGGTTTCGCCAAAGGTATAATTAAATCCAACTTCCCTTGGACCGCGACACTGAGCAAAGGAAGGAGCCGTAATATTTCCGCTTCCAAATGCTTTCATCAGGGTAGTAAAATATTTGCCTCCCGTGCCGTGATTGAAAAGTGCTATACATTCCGGCCCGTGCTCAGCAGCTATTTTTTTCATCTTTGAAGCTATGACTTCAAAGGCTTCATCCCATGTGGCTTCCCTGAATTCCTGTTTGCCGTTTTTTGAAACACGTATCAGGGGCTTTTTCAGGCGGTCTTCATCATAATAACTTCCTATTCCGCCTGTTCCTCTCGGGCAAAGCCTTCCGTTGCAATGCGGGTCTTCTTCATTACCAACAACTTTCCAGATTTTTCCTTCTTTGTTGACATAAGTCCATCCGGCACATTTCCAGAAACATATTTCACAATAAGTAGGATAACGTTTTACTTCTCCGCTTTTGAGCAGTTTTTCCAATTCTTTATCCTTCCCTGCAAAAAGTTTCAGTGCCGATCCGGTGATGGCCAGACCTGCCGCTCCTGCTGAGCTGATTTTTATAAACTCCCTCCTGCTTGTTTTCATATAAAACTTTGCATTTTAAGTAAATGACTACATTGTTAACTGAGTACAATCTTAGATAATTTAATTTTTATGCTTTTCTTAATTTTTTATGTTTTTCAGCACGTTTTTAAATGAAATTTCCTGATACACATCTTTGGATATTTTCAGACTAACAATTCATGACTTTAACTGATTGATTATTAAATAGTCAGAATTTTTCAATCAATTGTATTTTATTACGCAGACAGCAGACATAGGCACAAAAACACCATAATTCCTTACCAAAAATCATAAATCGTAAATCAAAAATCATAATCTAAAACCTAATCTGACTGATTACCGTATCAACCAATATTATTGTAAAGATATTATCAGTCAATGTCTTCCATGTAGTTGATGTTACGGAAGATATTTTTATGATAAAATTCCTGTGAACTCACCTCACAATAACAGGTTTTAAAATGCGAAAGAATGGTTGTCATTTTAAAAATACCCTTGTTAAGTATGGGTTCAAGTTTACTGCTCAGGCTTTTAAGATACAAGGCAGCAAGCGGTTCAATAAGGCCATCATGAACAGGGACAACAATGTCGGAATCCTTTTTTTCTTCCAGTAAAAATGAAAACAGCTCAGACGGGACATCAGGCATGTCGCAGGCAAGCACCAGGCAATTTTCATGTTTTGCCTTTTTCATGGCGGATAATATTCCTGATGCAGGCCCTGCCTGTTTAATATCATCGGCAATGCAGGGATATCCAAAATGATGGTAATTGTTATTGTTGGAAGAGATAAGTATTTCATCACACAAAGGAATCAGTTTTTCAATTGCATGCTGAATCAGTTGTTTACCATGATAAAAAGCAAGGCCTTTATCACTTCCATAGCGTTTGCTTTTGCCTCCGCAAAGTATTATTCCGCTAATGTCTTTTATGTGCATTGTGCTAAAATCACCGGCAGTTTTGTCCTGCAAATATCAGTGTAATCAGATGAAATTATTTGTTTTTTTATCTGCTAATCATTTATGCTGGTATCTTTGCTGATGTAAAATAATATTTGCAAAAAGATTTAATCAGAAAATCAATATGAATCACAATGATGAAAAAAATGGACATGGTCATGAAAAAGATTTGGGTTTTAACTCAAAACTGATACATGCTGCTGACATTGACGACCAGTATGGTAGTGCAACAGTCCCTATCTATCAGACTTCTACTTTCAAATTTAAAAGTACTGAGCACGGAGCGAAGTGCTTTTCAGGGGAGGAAGACGGATATATTTATACACGGATAGGAAATCCAACCATTGACGCCCTTGAAAGACAAATGGCTGCACTCGAAAATGGCTATGGTGGAATTGCCGTAAGTTCCGGGATGGCAGCCGTTTCAACCATATATCTGGCTTTGCTGAGTTCAGGCGATCATATAGTCAGTACGGATGCCGTGTACGGCCCCGCCCGTGGTATCATGGAAAAACAACTATGCAGGTTTGGCATTCAGTCCACTTATATCAATACCACGCATGTTGAAAATATCAGGAAAGCTATCCGTCAGGATACGAAAATGCTGTACATTGAAACCCCTGCCAATCCGACAATTGATATTACTGATATTCAGGCCTGTTCGGAAATTGCCGGAGAATATGGTTTAATACTGGTGGTTGACAATACCTTTTGCAGTCCATACCTGCAAAAGCCCCTCGATTTGGGTGCCGATATTTCTTTTCATTCAGTTACAAAATTTATTAACGGCCATGCCGATATTGTTGGCGGAATTATCATTGCCAAAGAGAAAAAACTTTACGATACTTTACGCAGCATGATGATTAACCTTGGCTGCAATATGGATCCCCATCAGGCTTATCTGGTGCAGAGAGGGTTAAAGACCCTGGCCGTCCGTATCGACCGGTCTGTGGAAAATGCCATGAAAGTAGCTGAATTTCTTTCATCTCATCCTAAAGTAGCATGGATAAAATATCCGGGACTTACTTCTCATGAACAATATGAAACGGGAATCCGCCAGATGAAGAAAGCGGGTGCTTTGATGAGTTTTGGGCTAAAAGGTGGCTTTAAGGCTGCTCAGACACTGCTCGACAATGTAAAACTTATCCTTCTTGCCGTTTCACTGGGTGGTGTGGAGTCGCTGATTCAGCATCCTGCATCCATGACGCACTCAAAAGTATCAGCCGAAGAAAAAAATAAAGCTGGCATTACAGATGATTTAATACGCTTATCTATTGGTATTGAGGATGTTGAAGATATTATTGCCGATTTAAAACAGGGACTTGATAAAGTGTAAAAATTGTTAGTATTTACCTGAAACTGATTATCTTTGCACTTCCTTTAATGCTGGATTATGGAAGATATTCTTTTTCAATGCCGTAATAAAGTTCATTGTTTTGAATGCACCAACAGGGAAAATTCTTTATTTACTGACATTTCTGATGAGCATAAAGTAAGAATTAATGACGCAAAAGTTCACTGTGAATATAAGAAAGGCGAGATGATATTTAAAGAGGGCAATCTGCCGACCGGTTTGATTTGCCTGAATCGTGGGAAGGTCAAAATTATCAAGGAAGGAATAGGAGGGCGGGAACAGATCATACGTTTGGCCAGGCCGATTGAATTAATAGGCTACAGGGCTTTATTTGCAGGGGAAAGATACAATTCATCGGCTGTTGCCCTCGAAGACTCTACCGTTTGCCATATCGACAAAGAAGTTGTACTTGATGTTATTTCGCAGGATCCCATGCTTGGGTTAAGAATTGTCAAGCGGCTTGCCATTGAACTTGGTGAAGCAAAGACCCGCATCGTTAATCTGACCCAGAAACACATCAGGGGTAGGCTGGCTGAAGCCTTGCTGATTTTATACAACCGTTTTGGTACAAATCCTGAAGATGGAACACTTGACATATCGCTTGGCAGAAATGATCTTGCCGACTTGTCGAATATGACAGCATCGAATGCCAGTCGTACTTTATCCCAGTTCATTGATGAAAAAATCATAGAAACGCAAGGGAAAAAAATCAGGATTTTAAACCTCGAACGCCTGAAATGGCTGAGTAATTACGGATGATTTTTTCTGAATTGTTCCAGCCTGCTTTTCAGGTCGGGGAACTGAGAGCGGTTGACCAACGATACACACGCCCTGACCCCGTCATTGCGTTCACTGCCTGTGATGGACAATGAAATTGCACTGATACCATAATATAGCAATTCTTCCACAAGCTGGTCGCCTGTAAAGCCCGGATAGGCAAAGGTGAAATAAAATCCATCGGCTATCGGCTCATCAAGGTCTTTGTCATAAACAATGTAAAAACCATTGTCGGTAAACATTTTTTTCATGATAGCTGCCTTTTCTGCATAGTCCATCACTTCTTCCCGGTAATTATAAACTTCGTCATTGACCGCTTTCAGGATGGCAGCAAGGCCAAACTGAGGCGTATGTGAAGTGCCTGAGCTGATAGCATACAAAGTCCCGAAAATCAAAGCATGACCAAAACGGTCGGAGGAATAAAATCTTTTCAGGTCGGGGCTCACCGTGTTGAATAATTTTTCAGAAACGACCATCATTCCGATGCGTTGCCCGGCATAGCTGAATGCTTTTGAACTCGATATCAGTAAAATATAATTATCGGTATAGTGAGCGGCAGAAGGTTGAAAAGGAGGAATACCCGGATGGGAATAATCTTTTCTGAAGTCCATTCCAAAATATGCAAGATCTTCAATAACTGTTACATTGTATTTTGAAGCCACCTCAGCAATCACTTTCAATTCTTCTTCTGT
Coding sequences:
- the tatC gene encoding twin-arginine translocase subunit TatC, encoding MTERKEMTFFEHLDELRGHLFRSALVVIIISALAFIFKHIVFDIIILGPTEPWFLTNKIFCMAADYFNNPKLCINDKPLQLINISLGGQFSTHFKISFLAGIIIGFPYIVFELWKFVSPALYEKEKKVASATIFSINLLFFIGVLIGYFMIVPLSVNFLANYIVSETIQNTINLTSYINNLSSICFASGIVFELPVITYLLSRLGLMTPQFMKKYRKHAIIVILVLAAILTPPDILSQLILAIPMYMLYEFSISISAKVLKRKNEDV
- a CDS encoding arsenic efflux protein translates to MSEIIRNTLMITGFVFSMMMLLEYITILTRGRWSMPFQKSEWLQIIFASFLGLIPGCLGTYTVVSLYIHRTFRFSALLAAMISTIGDEAYILLSSSPATFFNISLILFVLSLIAGGMSAYFFRNKSFLKAESTHYEYHEGEEECFTFKTSEIVPQLKNISFQRAILIGGLIIFFIALLSGSLNHEHGHFLNGFNMNEQEHHSESLWLNITALITTLVALFIVSTVSDHYLQHHLWEHLLKKHFMKIFIWIFATLLVIHFVLQYFDVNRWVEANLMIMIVLAVLIGIIPQSGPHIVFITLFLSNIIPFSVLLANSVVQDGHGALPLLAESKKSFAVVKLIKVITALILGFSGYYFGF
- a CDS encoding rhodanese-like domain-containing protein → MKSKINWILIVVILFIVLIIIGFLTLRKPAFSYKMTSDEIIQKYLKAEDAVSPENLNDLMKKNDFLLVDIRKPSDFVKKHLENAVNVPFADLLSEDYKSLFSDPRQKIIYANNESNALQAWMILTQIGYQNLKYLKGGYNAATCILEADTSFNRKQISDENLLYDFSDIGQQTTETGKTTVSSAGKTNNPVPVKPRKSQLSGGC
- a CDS encoding rhodanese-like domain-containing protein, whose protein sequence is MKKTYLFLIIIAFIGAVIAALLPEKDYSKKEISPEILQAELNLHSRFFSTDQVADLLINKDPSLLLIDVRNESDYNKYHLPGAINIPLSKLNDSSSLEFLSMDFKNKVFYSNGTTDATAAWMIARRNSFEKIFILEGGLNKWYETIINPVRPEGAEATITALDKYSFRLAASQYFTNKNVSQAAETKKPAAAEKKPVKVTKKNSPGGGC
- a CDS encoding YeeE/YedE family protein, with amino-acid sequence MGPLIPNGIVSGDWNLVFAFIFGLAFGFILEQAGFSSSRKLAGVFYGYDFVVLRVFFTAAVTAMIGLTFFHYFGWVDLNQLYVVPTYLYSAIVGGLIMGLGFILGGFCPGTSFCGIAIGKIDAMFFAGGMGIGIFIFGWLFPLFEGLYNSKNLGSVLVYQSLGVPRWIFVFGFAALALIAFVITDKIEKNVKKVDY
- a CDS encoding YeeE/YedE family protein; translated protein: MNDRSKTYMNPYLAGVLLGIVLLMTYYVTGRGLGASGGIKSVVVAISNFISHSATVNNKYFGGILANESSPLKAWLFIELFGVLIGAIISGSIMGRMKLKVEHSPKITARRRLVFATLGGILFGIGSQFGRGCTSGAALSGLALLSTSGFVAMMTIFGGGYLFAYFFRKNWI
- the nrfD gene encoding polysulfide reductase NrfD, translating into MREEIIISGRMNPNIDPVLHIWHWQIPTYLFLGGLAAGLMFFAALFTIQKKDKLYPTAVKWGSFLVPFAIIIGLLMLFLDLKHKLFFWQLYTTVRWESPMSWGAWTLLFVTFISIIWCLTYLNELMDLWKGKKKWLDKWIERTEKLIDNNKWLKNFIAWSTQNRIAFAWAMIVLGVILGIYTGILLSAFNARPLWNTSILGPLFMVSGFSTAAAAIMWMSKNHEEKVAFGKIDLLLIAIELFFIVHLFMGFLASTEVQIEAAKMFLGGEYTTVFWVFVVGAGLVIPAFLEILKLSGFKVPVFIPSFLILLGGIIFRFIMVEAGQVTRYLY
- a CDS encoding 4Fe-4S dicluster domain-containing protein — translated: MRYAMAIDTKKCVGCSDCVVACQTENNVPIGYCRDWVVEVMNGTYPQLEIEIRSERCNHCDNSPCVRCCPTGASHIEEGGIVLVTHHRCIGCGACISSCPYDARYSHPDGYVDKCTFCHHRVVKGEQPACVAVCPTKCMYFGDLDDANSDVSKILKLRKYKTLAPEAGTKPQIYYLI
- a CDS encoding molybdopterin-dependent oxidoreductase; this encodes MKTSRREFIKISSAGAAGLAITGSALKLFAGKDKELEKLLKSGEVKRYPTYCEICFWKCAGWTYVNKEGKIWKVVGNEEDPHCNGRLCPRGTGGIGSYYDEDRLKKPLIRVSKNGKQEFREATWDEAFEVIASKMKKIAAEHGPECIALFNHGTGGKYFTTLMKAFGSGNITAPSFAQCRGPREVGFNYTFGETVESPERTDIINARCMVLIGSHLGENMHNSQVQEMSDAIDRGITLITVDPRYSTVASKSKFWLPIKPATDLALLLAWIHVLIYEELYDKEYIARYATGFEELKEHVKNMTPEWAYGITTIKPDIIRKTAYEMANAKPSVIVHPGRHVTWYGDDTQRSRAIAILNALLGSWGRKGGFYHPSKVSVPDFPHPEFPQPKRTWRDVYPDKYLLADEVVSTGICDASIPGLGSACNFKGWIVYATNLLAALPDQRKTIEAINNLDLLVVIDTMPAELAGYADVVLPECTYLERYDILRNSPMKEAYIALRMPAAEPMYDSKPGWWIAKQLAEKLGLGEYFPYKDMEEMLDWQLKQLGSSLEEMKKIGVKKLPQFNSKLYFEENEDVEFNTPSGKIELYSRTFADHGFDPIPVYQPHPEPPEGYYRLNYGRAPMHTFSRTANNPNLTDLMDENTLWVNPRVASEWGIENGQYIWIKNQDGVVSSFPIKVRITERIRWDSVFMVHGFGQTNKYYTRSYGRGASDTQMITNIMEDKIMGGTGMRGNFVTFLTEKPGKEVVS
- a CDS encoding molybdenum cofactor guanylyltransferase, with amino-acid sequence MHIKDISGIILCGGKSKRYGSDKGLAFYHGKQLIQHAIEKLIPLCDEILISSNNNNYHHFGYPCIADDIKQAGPASGILSAMKKAKHENCLVLACDMPDVPSELFSFLLEEKKDSDIVVPVHDGLIEPLAALYLKSLSSKLEPILNKGIFKMTTILSHFKTCYCEVSSQEFYHKNIFRNINYMEDID